Below is a window of Chiloscyllium punctatum isolate Juve2018m chromosome 52, sChiPun1.3, whole genome shotgun sequence DNA.
actccaccctcctctctgacctatcaccttcatccgcACGTCCATCCATCTATTAAACTCttaactaccttctccccagccccaccccactcccatttatctctccacccaggagactcccagcctcattcctgatgaaaggcttttgcccgaaatgtcaattttcctgcttctcggatgctgcctgacctgctgcgcttttccagcaccactctaatcttgactctgatctccaacatctgcagtcctcaatttcgccacaatttagaattcagcaaacGATGAGATAAAAGACATTGATTAAGAAAGAGAAAATAAGGACTGGAGCAAGCTTGCAGATGTTTTGAAAAATAAACTAACTGTTAAAGTATTGATAAATGTGTAAAGGGGAAATGGAAAAAAACATGGGTTGATGACCACAAAGACAGGTCTCTTATGATCAAAAAGAGGCAGTCCATATTAGGGAGCAAAAATAGCTATCCATTCAAATATGTAACTGTTGTTCGCTGATCACAAAGAATGACACAAATGATGCACCAGGAATGTTGGGGAATACAGAGTTCAGTAAGAGGGAAAAACTGAAACAAATAAGTATTGTTTGGAAAATTGTGCTGGGACAATGGATAAGATTCAAGCTGGGAAATAGCAAAGCCTGGTCATccacatcccagagtacttaacaTAGTGGTCACAGAAATAGAGAATGGTCATGTTCCAAGATTCCATAGACATTGCAATATTTTCCTCAGATTGTGAGTTAGCTAATGTGACCAATCTATTTGAAAAGCAAGGTAGAGATAATCTGGGAATTATAGGCCACTCAGCCTGCAGGAAAAAAATACTTGCAGAATGTCTGTGGGAAAAAAAAGATTGGGACCAaacaaagtcagcatggattcgaAATGCCTGTTCCTGTAtcataatgttctatgttctcagctTGGCAAATCTGCTGGAGTAGAGGTGATAAACAGATGGTGTCATTTGGATGTTTCTTTTGACAAAATCTCacataaaacaaaataaagaacaTGGTGTTGAGATGGATTTTAAAAACTGGTTGGCTGAAAGAAAACATGTAGAGggaataaatggatcattttTTCGATGGCAGGTAATGACTAGGAGTCATGGCAAGAATCATGATTAGAATCCTACTCTTCACAATATAGTCACAATGATTTAGAAGGGgaaactaaatgtaatatttccagaCTGACAGATGACATAAAACTAAGTCGGATGGTGAGCTGTGAAAGAAAATGCATTGTGACTGTGTTGAGTCAATGAGCAAAAGCAATCTAACGTGGATAAATGTAAAGTTTTTCGTAAGGtcagtcagagttgataaaaatgaaactggaaaagcacaacatcagaggagcagcaaagtcAATGTTTTATTTGCAAGTACAAATAAATCACAAACATAGACATAGACAACTGGGGTGAAAAGCATctattgaacattgtgcaaatagTAAGGGCATTCTTGAAAGGAAGATTAGGAAATCAAAGAGGGGGATACCAGATAGTTTTGGCAGAAAAGGTTAAGCATAATTCAATGAGATTCTACAAGATCATTCAAAGCAAGTTAACAAGGAGGGAGCTAAAGAGagtagggcaccttaaagatcgaAGAGGTAGTTGTTGTTGTAATCAGAGCCTTTTCCCCCGAAAGGGAATGCAAACTCAGCAGGCAGGCAGAGCTCAGGCAAGTGGAGGTTTATTCATGCAAAACCCAGTTAAAGCAGGGACAAAGGATCCTCTCCAGAGATCAGCCCTGAAGGGAGATCATGACACATTCTGAATTTATAACGTAAAGCAGTATTTTACAAAATTTGCTGATAACAATCGCATACAACCTGATCATTTTGATCACCCTCATACTTCGTAAACTCAATCCTATAAGACACCGAATCAATGGCAGGCATTCCTTTAACAGGCCTCAGCTTCCCATGACCTCATGGTATTGAACAGACACTATAATCACTCATCTGTGCCATCTTTCTATGCATCCTCCTCATTCACATTCCAAAGTTAATTGCTTCAGGCGTCTTAGGCTGGCTTTATCTGTGAGTCAGTTTGAATTCTGTTATTCATTGTATCGCATGTGCTTTCTTTATGAAATTCTGTTTTTCCTCTTATATTTCCCATTGTCCTAATTATGTGTGTTAAAAATACATTTAGTTTTAACTAGTTGCTATAAGATTTGTAAGAATGCTTTCTGTTATGGTTAGTTAGTCTTAGATCTGTTTTCAAAGACTTCCAGAAGAGATACATGGAACCAAAACATTTATGCCTGTGTGtgaaagttagtaagttttcagaagTACCCTCATTTGCCCTGGACAAAATAGATTACTCACAGCCATTAATGACAATGTACCAAGGGGAGACATTTGTCAGCCATTTTGTGGGAGCAGACATGGGCCATTTTGTTACCAGCAGATCCAGTTCACCTCTGCAGTTCTGTTTGAATTTCAGAAGATGCAAGAGGCAGAAAATGAAATttcacatcagtttttactgGGAAGCAGGCAAATGAAGTAAAatgaatattgatgttttgaaaagagttcacattacagaagaggaaatgctggaggtcTTTGAAAACAAAGTTGGATAACCTCAGATTCCTGATCTcgtgtatcccaggacattgtgtgaATAAAGGAGGATATTGTGGtgccccttgcagaaatatttgtatcatctgtaactaTGGTGATGTGCTGGATGATCGGACATTGGGTAATATTTTGCCATTATTTTAAGATGggatgtaaggagaagcctgggaattatagacctgtgagtctgacttgtGTGATGGGTacattgttggaggtgattctgaaagattggATTCAAATGTGTGGTTTGGGAAGGAGAGGGCAAGAAATAATTATGAATTGTCAGGACTGTTTTGTAGAAGGAAATTATATTTCCCAAAGTTGATTGAGATTGTAGAGGGAGTATCCAAGAAGATTGAGGGCACATTGGTAAACGTTATTGACTTGAAGTTTGGTAAGCCTTTTACAagtttctgcatggtagactaaatagcaaggttagattaaATGGGATTCAGGTTGAGTGTGCCTGGGATTCAGATTGACTGTGCCATATGAATATAAAATTGGCATAACAGCAGGAGATGGAGAGGAGGTGGACAATTGCTTATTAGACTGGATGCAAGTTACCAATGATGTTCCACCCcaatcggtgctgagtccacttttgtttgttttttctgtAAATAATTTAGATGAAAAtacagaaggcatggttagtaattttgcagatgacatcaaaatatatagtggacagtgacggGTCTCTCAGATCAGAAACAAATCTTGATTAAATCAGTCAATGacgtgaggaatggcagatggagttattgAGGCATTGCATATTTACAAAATAAACAAGGGTAGGACGTATACAATTATAAGCAGGGCCTTGGGTCGtgctgttgaacagagagaccgagTTGGCCAGCTGCATATTTTTGAAGTTTGCTTCACATGCAGACAATGTGGTGAAGAAAACATctagcatgtttgccttcattgctcagacctttgagtacaggagttgaaagGTCGTATTGAGGTTGCATAGGATGTTGATGAGTCCTCTTCTGGATTATCATATTAAGTTCTGATCACCCTGTTATCAAAAGTATACTATtgagctggaaagggttcagaaaaagtttACTAGGGTGTTGATGGAAATGGAAGATTCCATTATATTAGGCTGGGACTTCTGTTCTCTGGAGCCTAAGATCTTGATGGGTGATAGAGTTTTGACAATCATGAAGGCTAAAGGTAAGGAGAATAGTATGTGTCTTTTTCTGTGGTAAGAGACTGCAAGATGATGAGatacttttaaaatctttttccttttactttaaaaatgtaagtttttttttaaactgcataGATTGTGTGGAATTAACTTCGAAAGGGGGTGATGCATATGGACACAGTCACAATGttgaaaagacatttagataagtatatCATTGTTAAGATTTtggaggatctgtttctgtgctatttgACTGACCCTTGCAGTGAGACAGGTGTTCTGGTTTGATCTCCGTTCATTTTGAAAGCTTCGAAACTACAGCAGAAAGTCtcactcagagcactgtgcaaTCAAACAACACCCTCAGTGTATGGACATTTAACTGTAAAATGAATCTAACCGTGGAATTCAAAGATAGGGCAATTCTGTTTGGCAGAGgtgggtattgcagatgctggagattagagaggTGCTTGAAACGTACAGCaattcaggcaacatctgagaagcaggaaaaacgatgtttcaggcaaaagcctttccttttgcccaaaacgtcgattttcctgctcctcggatgctgcctgacctgctgtgtttttccagcaccacactaatgttgactcacttctgtttGCCAGAGATCAAAATCAGGGTCATACCCCACAGGGGCGGGTAGCTCCCGAATTGGTCCCATATTAAACAGCAACTGGAAGAAGCTGAAAAATGACGATTACCTCCATTATCATCTGTCTACGGCGAGGGACAGAGCCCTACACAGGAACTCGTTCGGAAATAAAACACGGAGGGTCAGCGACCATTCGTTATAAACTTACTCGCGCCACTGGGGCAATTCAGCTCTTCCCAAATACAATTCAAGATAACGTGAAACTGCCTGTGGGCGGGAAGTATAGGGACTGAGTGAATCATTTATCAGACAATAATTAAAGTCACGGGACCACAGAAACCTACAAGCAATAAAAATAATGTACTCCGAGCACTGTTAAGATTGCGTGGTATCAATATTCCATGATAAACTTTTCACACTCCTTGTGCTACGGCTCAAACGGTGAACGGCCACAAGGAAAAGTTTATTAGATCACACACAGTAACAGTACAGTATCGTACAAACCGATATCAGTTAAAGGAAGGTAATTCAATCAGACAGACGGGAGTGTTCAGCTCCTTTCACAGATGCTGTGAGCGGCTCTTAAAAGAGCCTTTGGGTTGTCACATTCAAGAATAGTCTCTTCACTTTTTAGCGGCTCCCCCAGCGGCGGTTTTCTTGGGCAGCAGCACGGCCTGGATATTAGGCAGCACCCCGCCCTGAGCGATGGTCACCCCTCCCAGCAACTTGTTGAGCTCCTCGTCGTTGCGCACGGCCAGCTGTAGGTGCCTGGGGATGATGCGGGTCTTCTTGTTGTCCCGGGCCGCGTTGCCGGCCAGCTCCAGGATTTCAGCCGTCAGATACTCCAGCACCGCAGCCAGATAGACCGGCGCTCCGGCACCCACACGCTCAGCATAGTTACCCTTTCTCAGGAGCCTGTGAACACGGCCCACCGGGAACTGCAGGCCAGCCCGGGACGACCGAGACTTCGCCTTGGCGCGACCTTTCCCACCGCCCTTTCCTCTTCCAGACATGACCACAATCTCACAAACACTTTGAGAGAGAATGCTACACTCCGCCCACATTGCGGTCTTTTATACCTTCGGGAGGGATGGTGGGGCGGCCGTTTCTGATTGGTCCCATTGTTCAGCCCCTCCTAATGTTGTTTCAATTCCCAATCAGATATCTGCCTCATTCCCCAATCCGGAGAGGGCACGGGGAGGGGGGCGGAAAGTACCGGCGCCAAAACCATCAACCGCTTATTTCCAATTTGAAAAGCCCGCCAATATGTACCGAAAAGTAGAGAGTTTAAACACAGAAGAATGCACGAATACTCGATCTAATTTACTTCTACGTTAAAACCCATGACCTCGCCTCCTGGAATCTGCCCATTTCTGACCCTGAATGGAATCTTCTGAACATTAAACACAAGCGGAAACAAAAAAGGCGCCAAACCCTGCACTCTGCAactcatcatttatttcacttttcAACAGCACCCCGATATACTGAGAAAACATGATTACgttctgggtaaaaacaatgactgcagatgctgaaaaccaaatactggattagtggtgctggaagagcacagcagttcaggcagcatccaacgagcagcgaaatcgacgtttcgggcaaaagcccttcatcaggaataaagaaccCAGTGCTAAATCTAAACTGGTTGCGCCCCTTGTAGgtttgtctacatactgtgtcaggaagccatcctgtacacactggacaaaaactgacccatctatagtactcatactgtagtgatcccagtcaatatttggatagttgaagtcccccatgacaactaccctgcctctctcactcctatcgagaatcatctttgctatcttttcctctacatctctgggactatttggaggactatagaaaactcccagcatggtgacttctcctttcctgtttctaacctcagcccatactacctcagttaacgagtccccaaacattttttctacaactgtaatattgtccctgatcaacaatgccacacctccccctcttttaccatcttctctgttcttactgaaacatctgaatcccggaacctgcaacagccattcctgtctgtgttctatccatgtctccataatggccacaacatcgaagtcccaggtaccaacccctgctgccagttcacccactttatttcggatgctcctcacattgaagtacacacacttcaaaccaggttctcacttgccagtgtcagatacttgattttggaactccctactctcatcctcttctggatctgtcctacaattttggttcccattcccctgctgtattagtttaaatccaccttaaaaGCTTTAacgaatttcccacccaggatattggcatccctctggtttagatgaagaccattctgcttgtagaggtcccacctaccccaaaaagagctccaattatccaaaaacccaaaaccctccctcctgcaccatccctgtagccacgtgttcaactcctttctctccctattcctcacctcactagcacgtggcacgggcagcaaaccagagaaaacaactctaagcttccatcctagctccctgaatttctgcctcacatccccatctctcttctgaCCTATGTCGtcggtgccaatgtggaccacgacatgggactgctctccctcccccccaaagGATCccaaaaactttttttttcaaaaatatactttattcataaaatgatttgatggtctgtacatttggtcatgccatacatatgtccacatttacaaacacagattcgaatttatcattgtcatatacaggtctgtgcatttttcaatcttgtacatatatttggctgaggcatcagcagagcccaaaaaacgtccgcatgggccccctgttcttctttaggcaggccgatcttacacggtggtctttccccaccgcaccttggcggcagctgccccaagcttcagcgcgtccctcaacacgtagtcttggaccttggaatgtgccagtctgcaacactcggtcggggtcaactccttcagctggaagatcaacaggtttcggaccgcccagtgagcgtccttcactgagttgatgatcctccaggcgcagttaatgttcatctcggtgtgagtcccggggaacaggccgtagagcacggagtcccgcgtcacggcgctgctcgggacgaacctcaacaagcaccactgcattcctctccagacttcctctgcataggcacattccagaaggaggtgtgtgactgTCTCATCCCCcctgcagccacttcgagggcagcgttcggtgcggcagagagtccgggcgtgcatgaaggatctcacaggcagagcccttcttggtgcttgttggaaagttctggcgatgagaccttctgccaaatggctttgacagtctgctcagggaaccgctcgacaggatccaccctctccttttcccgaagggtctcaaggacgctacgtgctgaccacttcctgatggacttgtggtcaaaggtgtttttcctcataaatttctccacgaaggacaggtgatacggaatggtccaactactcggagcgttccgcggcagcgaggccaggcccatccttcgcaacaccggggacaggtagaacctcagtacgtagtgacacttggtgtttgcgtaccggggatccacgcacagcttgatgcagccacacacaaaggtggccatcagggtgagggtggcattgggagtgtttttcccccattgcaccggtctttgtacattgagtctcttcggacccggtccatctttgatctccaaatgaattggaaggtggcccaggtgactgcagcggcacaggtcctggggataggccagacctgtgccacatatagcaatactgagagtgcctcacacctgatgaccaggttttttcccgcgatggagagcgaccgttgcccccatctgcctagtttctgtctcatcttcctgatccgctcctcccaggtcttggcgcacgcccaagcccccccgaaccaaatacccagcaccttcaggtggtcagtcctgacggtgaaggggatagaggattggtcggcccagttcctgaagagcatggccttgctcttgcctcggtttaccttggcccccgaggcccgttcgaactgaggatccaaaaacacaatcagagacatcacggaccctggcacccaggaggcaacacaccaaccgtgagtctctctcgtccccatagAACCGcctatctgtccctctaactatcgagtccccaatgaccACTGCTCTGCTCCTGTtcaccttcccttctgagcagcagctgccccactgccttcccctggtaagtcatcccccccaacattatccaaaacggtatacttattgttgaggggaatggccacaggggatccctttctgtcccctaagTCTTTTCCTTTTATCTGGGGTGTAACTACCTCTCTGTCAGTCCTCGCAGAGGCATTAATGGTACATATACAGAAACATAATGGTCTTCCTGTTTCAGGGAAGTTGTAGGTGGCTCTTAAAAGAGCCTTTGGgttgtggatgtgtgtgtttcagtgcaatGCGGTCCTTCACTTGGAGCTGGTGTACTTGGTCACCGCCTTTGTACCCTCCGACACGGCGTGCTTGGCCAGctccccgggcagcagcagccgCACGACGGTCTGGATCTCCCGGGAGCTGATGGTGCTGCGCTTGTTGTAATGGGCCAGGCGGGAAGCCTCCCCCGCGATGCGCTCGAAAATATCGTTGACGAACGAGTTCATGATGCTCATGGCCTTGGAGGAGATGCCGGTGTCGGGGTGAACCTGCATCTTTGTAAATGTAGATAGATTAACTTTCTTTCCTGGACCGCCTCGTTTTCTTGCCGCCCTTCACAGGCGCCCTATTCAACACTTTCTTCGCAACTTGACCCTTCTTCAGCCATAAAAAcactcactgtcagacacagaaTAAGGGAAAGCGGAATAAGGATCTCGCATTTTATAGACTGACGATGTCATCAATGCTAATGAGGGATGGGAAATCCTGCCTCCTGATTGGCTACTTTGTAGGCATAGTAACCTCACTCTGATTGGTTAGTTTGGGATTCAATGTGGATCTGTCAGGATCTGCATTATCATCGGAAGGTTTGTGAAGGGATCAAATTCCGAGCTCATTCTAAAGTGTGAGTTTCTACTTGTAATGTATTCTGCATGTTTTGATAatggttttcttttctcttccattttaAAATGGCATCATATTTGTTGTCAAGTGAGAAAATGCACTGCAATCTGACAGGGACTGTGTTTTACTCCTGGAAATGATGGAACTACTTGACAAATGCATCGTGTTGGAGGAAAATGGGAGTTAAGGAATGTTCTCTTTTGCTTGTGTTTCTTGTTCTACACTCTCTGAAGATGAAGGACATTCTACCATCATCCTTTCTGCAAACTCTGATCAAGGTCAGCTAATTCAGCACAGGTCAGTAATTCTATTTGTGCCTTTTACTTCACCACCACTTTAAGCAGTGATTTTTACTGACCAGACCATTCTAGGAACACCTATTATTTTGTTAGTGTATTTTTCTTTGGCTGGAAGAGGAAACTAATTTTTGCCTATAAATTCTGCTTTACTACAATAGTACTTTTATTCACAGTGCAACAATAGCACACAACTATGAGGTGACAGGTGAGCATATGCAGCATGGAAATCTTgctaagtgggcggcacggtggcacagtggttagctgactgtgtggagtttgcacattctccccgtgtctgcgtgggtttcctccaggtgcttatgtgcaggttaggtg
It encodes the following:
- the LOC140470827 gene encoding histone H2A-like, with product MWAECSILSQSVCEIVVMSGRGKGGGKGRAKAKSRSSRAGLQFPVGRVHRLLRKGNYAERVGAGAPVYLAAVLEYLTAEILELAGNAARDNKKTRIIPRHLQLAVRNDEELNKLLGGVTIAQGGVLPNIQAVLLPKKTAAGGAAKK